A stretch of Antennarius striatus isolate MH-2024 chromosome 6, ASM4005453v1, whole genome shotgun sequence DNA encodes these proteins:
- the LOC137596668 gene encoding acetylcholinesterase-like — protein METFSHFFLLFLLPNFLTASPVTQDDLVINTVHGKVQGELLSVLGGDVRAFLGIPYGKPPLGKLRFRAPEPVEGWQGVKTATKYPNSCYQLAESSYPGFKGIESWLPNTPQSEDCLYLNVWTPRFNKTQSQNPKLTPVLVWIYGGGFTDGTASLDVYDGRYLSRVEGVVVVSMNYRVGVWGFLSLRDNKNIRGNAGLLDQRLALQWVANNIAAFGGDPSMVTMFGESAGAASVGYHLVSPGSQGFFQRAVMQSGSPNADWATVSQPIAWERSESLAKILGCPTSDSDYLETCLQEAEPKKVTSKQYEVLTKVSITPFPFVPVVDGVFLPEKVEVLLNSDKLPKKDLLIGINQNEGSYLLVFGLPGFNITGQSLITREEFLSGMSILMPNANDITKEAIISKYTDWTDENNRMKNRDLMSSLVGHQKFSCPVIDFAHRYSQHDGRTFFYYFDHRSSQNPWPEWMGVMHAYEIEFIFGMPLNASLEYTKTEVNITKKLMKHWVTFARTGNPSIDGAQWPRFTPINHEYVTLNRNDLVQKRMMLADECHFWSELIPRIEKLSDDLQVCTSRSGTVLPCNYMFLLALLAVISLLLTV, from the exons ATGGAgacattttcacacttttttcttctttttctgttgcCTAATTTCCTGACTGCTTCCCCTGTCACTCAAGATGACCTTGTAATCAATACAGTGCATGGGAAAGTTCAAGGGGAGTTGCTCTCGGTGTTGGGTGGTGATGTCCGAGCATTTCTTGGCATTCCTTATGGAAAACCACCTCTTGGGAAACTACGATTCAGAGCTCCAGAGCCAGTGGAGGGATGGCAAGGGGTCAAGACTGCTACTAAATACCCAAACTCCTGCTACCAGTTAGCAGAATCGAGCTATCCAG GCTTCAAAGGTATTGAGAGCTGGCTCCCAAATACTCCCCAGAGTGAAGACTGCCTGTACCTGAATGTCTGGACCCCACGTTTCAACAAAACCCAGTCTCAGAACCCCAAACTGACTCCGGTCCTTGTCTGGATTTATGGGGGTGGGTTTACTGACGGGACAGCGTCACTGGACGTGTATGATGGTCGTTACTTAAGCAGAGTAGAAGGTGTTGTCGTCGTATCGATGAATTACAG AGTTGGAGTTTGGGGTTTCCTGTCTCTTCgtgacaacaaaaacatccGGGGCAATGCAGGTCTGTTGGACCAGCGCTTGGCCCTCCAGTGGGTAGCTAATAACATTGCTGCTTTTGGAGGCGATCCTTCAATG GTGACCATGTTTGGGGAGAGCGCTGGAGCAGCAAGCGTGGGCTACCATTTGGTCTCTCCTGGAAGTCAAGGTTTCTTTCAGAGAGCGGTAATGCAGAGTGGTTCTCCTAATGCAGATTGGGCCACGGTCAGCCAGCCTATAGCCTGGGAGAG GTCAGAGAGTTTGGCAAAAATACTGGGATGTCCTACATCTGATTCAGATTATCTGGAGACATGTCTGCAGGAGGCAGAACCGAAGAAAGTGACATCGAAACAATATGAAGTTCTCACAAAAGTGTCGATCACACCCTTTCCCTTTGTTCCTGTTGTCGATGGGGTCTTCCTACCAGAGAAAGTcgag GTGCTGCTAAATTCTGATAAACTCCCAAAGAAAGATTTGCTGATAGGGATCAACCAGAATGAAGGCTCCTACCTCTTAGTTTTTGGATTGCCTGGATTTAACATCACCGGTCAGAGTCTCATCACTCGGGAAGAATTCTTGAGTGGAATGTCCATCTTGATGCCAAACGCCAATGATATAACGAAGGAAGCAATTATTTCAAAGTACACTGATTGGACAGATGAgaacaacagaatgaaaaacCGTGACTTAATGAGTTCTCTAGTTGGACACCAGAAATTTTCTTGTCCGGTGATAGATTTTGCTCACAG ATACTCACAACATGATGGTAGGacattcttttattattttgaccATCGGTCATCTCAAAACCCTTGGCCAGAGTGGATGGGTGTTATGCATGCTTAtgaaattgaatttatttttggaatGCCTCTGAATGCATCCCTGGAGTACACAAAGACGGAAGTGAACATTACAAAGAAGCTCATGAAACACTGGGTCACCTTTGCACGGACAGG GAATCCAAGCATTGATGGAGCTCAATGGCCCCGCTTCACTCCCATAAACCACGAGTATGTCACTCTGAACCGCAACGATCTGGTCCAAAAGAGAATGATGCTAGCTGACGAGTGTCACTTCTGGAGCGAACTAATACCCCGGATAGAGAAATTATCAG ATGATTTGCAGGTTTGTACAAGTAGGAGTGGGACGGTGCTGCCCTGTAATTACATGTTCCTTCTCGCATTATTGGCTGTAATTTCACTTCTTCTGACAGTGTGA